One stretch of Scophthalmus maximus strain ysfricsl-2021 chromosome 12, ASM2237912v1, whole genome shotgun sequence DNA includes these proteins:
- the dram1 gene encoding DNA damage-regulated autophagy modulator protein 1, with protein MWWFTQGLCFLPVFLVVWSSCTFIITYLIAVFRRDVDVVFPYISDTGAYPPESCIFGLMTFISACAGGATIYSRYKFVEKLSEGALVTRSWLNKAALALGMLSCLGMCVVATFQETTVPEVHDTGALLFFVSGVLYTVVQSFISFHIYPFGSSTSVYRARVAIAILAAAAFFPTVICAFFVKQNTIHIHRGDKEYAFHVASAACEWVVAFSFVCFFLTYIDDFKLFSLQVKTELQEF; from the exons ATGTGGTGGTTCACGCAGGGTCTGTGCTTCCTGCCAGTGTTCCTGGTCGTCTGGTCCTCCTGCACGTTCATCATCACCTACCTGATCGCGGTCTTCAGACGCGACGTCGATGTGGTCTTTCCATACATCAG TGACACAGGTGCATATCCCCCTGAGAGCTGCATCTTTGGCCTGATGACATTCATCTCTGCCTGTGCAG GAGGAGCGACCATATACTCCAGATACAAGTTTGTGGAGAAGCTGAGCGAGGGAGCATTGGTGACGAGGTCGTGGCTCAACAAGGCCGCTCTGGCCCTCGGGATGCTCTCCTGCCTCGGCATGTGCGTCGTCGCAACCTTCCAG GAAACAACAGTGCCAGAAGTTCACGACACAGGAGCGCTGCTCTTCTTTGTCTCCGGTGTCTTGTACACCGTCGTCCAGTCGTTCATTTCGTTCCACATCTATCCGTTCGGATCCTCCACGAGTGTGTATCGGGCACGTGTGGCCATCGCCATCCTCGCTGCTGCGGCGTTTTTCCCCA CCGTCATCTGTGCGTTCTTTGTGAAGCAGAACACGATTCACATAcacagaggagacaag GAATACGCTTTCCACGTAGCCAGCGCTGCATGCGAGTGGGTCGTTGCCTTCAGCTTCGTCTGCTTCTTCCTCACGTACATCGACGATTTTAAA CTTTTCTCCTTACAGGTGAAAACAGAACTTCAGGAATTTTGA
- the gnptab gene encoding N-acetylglucosamine-1-phosphotransferase subunits alpha/beta isoform X1, protein MQRYAAPRRTMVVVNSVLKLVQRQTYTCLSHRYGLYLCFGGIVLMIVSAFQFGEVLVEWSRDQYHVLFDSYRDNVGGKSFQSRLCLPMPIDVVYTWVNGTDVALLKELKTVKEQLEEEQRALRERLGKNASGTTEVPKDSVKPECLLSHCIIAPMLALDPALPANVTLKELQSLSPAFSAAKELLPMTKTFHPSTTVSVVVFHSQADADKAYTDVSREDQKFSVSICYLTTDKEAPGLIRMQALAYLSGFPATYKETEQLRVKLPSVITNKIKQFELYSEASIALLHLKTPQDFSDLTQQAKKNLTLDGKELTISPGYLFWDLTAISQSKQDEDVSASRFEDNEELRYSLRSVERHAPWVRHIFIVTNGQIPSWLNLDNPRISVVTHQDIFRNHSHLPTFSSPAIETHIHRIPGLSQKFIYLNDDVMFGKEVWPDDFYSHSKGQKVYLTWPVPNCAEGCPGSWIKDGYCDKACNNSACDWDGGDCSGATGNSRFAAGVGVGGPGGAGGQVWQFAGGVGGLGGTSYCNQGCANSWLADKFCDQACNILSCGFDVGDCGQEHFGELHGVALLRNQSLYVLPVGEVRPYFSFSALGHRISEAHVSDNPAVRHTSVANKWKTIHLLLYPGHNATQIHYNLTFQREDNTEFLVSFAVAVDTREVPQANVSKTTSKDAGMEPKPTPTPEPVFPFSDIPEHKQGPKIHRSQPGEPQVVVEVPLLNVSLLPAVVRAELQKLEEKLLTGDITLKGYNLTKAELLKPYKTLAQEQQVDRLQAADESAAEVRGKPFKDLEGEQLDLKPKSGSIVQKNHNSKEEPSRKDAAAARDPALTPLVPVRIDDEDKKEFETPTPPLDAAIKKPMTSKLLSSISKIRRAESKNEPADAAPGAPVGRRLQHFTSSDRGFLPWERRKYFQELLEEEERLQRELMYETDGGATARRLWDTFADSLRYVNKLLNGQFGFTSRKVPAHMPHMIDRLIMQELQDTFPEEFDKTSCHRVRHSEDMQFAFSYFYFLMSAQQQLNVSEVFDEIDTDHSGVLSDREIRTLATRIHDLPLSLQDLTGLEQMLINCSKTLPTNLTQLHLVNPTQETYYDPSMPPVTKGLVLHCKPITERINKAFREQNKYKFEIMGEEEIAFKMVRTNVSHVVGQLDDIRKNPRKFICLNDNIDHNHKDAATVKAVLRDFYESMFPLPSQFELPREYRNRFLHMDELQEWRVYRDKLKFWTHCVLVTLVIFTVMSFFAEQLILLKRKLFPRRRVNRDSNPERV, encoded by the exons atgcagcGCTATGCTGCGCCGCGCAGAACCATGGTAGTCGTCAACTCGGTGCTCAAGCTCGTCCAGCGGCAGACGTACACCTGTCTGTCCCACCGCTACGGGCTCTACCTCTGCTTCGGGGGGATCGTCCTCATGATAGTTTCCGCCTTCCAGTTCGGAGAG GTCTTGGTTGAGTGGAGTCGGGACCAGTATCATGTGCTGTTTGACTCCTACAGGGACAACGTGGGTGGAAAATCATTCCAGAGCAG GCTCTGTCTGCCCATGCCTATCGATGTGGTGTACACATGGGTGAACGGCACCGACGTAGCCCTGCTGAAGGAGTTGAAGACGGTCAAAGAGCAACTGGAGGAGGAACAAAGGGCTCTGAG GGAACGGCTGGGGAAAAATGCAAGTGGGACGACTGAGGTGCCCAAAGACAG TGTAAAGCCAGAATGCCTTCTGTCCCACTGCATCATCGCGCCCATGCTGGCCCTGGACCCCGCTCTGCCGGCCAACGTCACCCTCAAAGAGCTGCAGTCACTCTCGCCCGCCTTCTCCGCTGCCAAGGAGCTGCTGCCGATGACCAAAACCTTCCACCCGTCCACCACCGTCTCCGTGGTCGTCTTCCACTCGCAGGCCGACG CTGATAAAGCCTATACAGATGTGTCCAGGGAAGACCAGAAGTTCTCTGTTTCCATATGTTACCTG ACGACGGACAAAGAGGCTCCGGGCCTGATCCGCATGCAGGCTCTGGCCTACCTGAGCGGCTTCCCAGCAACCTACAAGGAGACGGAGCAGCTGAGAGTCAAACTCCCGTCTGTCATAACCAACAAGATCAAACAG TTTGAGTTGTACTCTGAGGCAAGCATCGCCCTGCTCCACCTGAAAACCCCGCAGGACTTCTCTGACCTGACGCAGCAGGCCAAAAAGAACCTGACTCTGGATGGGAAAGAGTTAACCATCAGCCCCGGCTACTTGTTCTGGGACCTCACCGCCATCTCACAG TCCAAGCAGGACGAAGATGTTTCCGCCAGCCGATTCGAGGACAACGAGGAGCTCCGCTATTCGCTGCGCTCGGTGGAGCGACACGCCCCCTGGGTGCGGCACATCTTCATCGTCACCAACGGGCAGATCCCCTCCTGGCTCAACCTGGACAACCCCAGAATATCCGTTGTCACACATCAG GATATCTTCCGGAACCACAGCCACCTTCCCACCTTCAGCTCCCCGGCCATAGAGACCCACATCCACCGCATCCCGGGCCTCTCCCAGAAGTTCATCTACCTCAACGACGACGTGATGTTCGGCAAGGAAGTGTGGCCGGACGACTTCTACAGCCACTCGAAAGGACAGAAG GTGTATCTCACCTGGCCTGTTCCCAACTGTGCTGAGGGCTGCCCAGGATCCTGGATCAAAGATGGCTACTGTGACAAAGCTTGCAACAACTCCGCGTGTGACTGGGACGGAGGAGACTGCTCGG GTGCAACAGGGAACAGCCGGTTCGCCGCAGGGGTCGGCGTCGGCGGGCCTGGCGGAGCAGGCGGACAGGTGTGGCAGTTTGCAGGTGGTGTCGGAGGTCTCGGGGGGACGTCCTACTGCAATCAGGGCTGTGCCAACTCCTGGCTGGCAGACAAGTTCTGCGACCAAGCCTGTAACATCCTGTCGTGTGGCTTTGATGTGGGCGACTGTGGTCAAG AGCACTTTGGCGAGCTGCACGGCGTGGCACTGCTGAGGAACCAGAGTCTCTACGTCCTCCCCGTGGGGGAAGTCAGGCCATACTTCAGCTTCAGCGCACTGGGCCACAGAATCTCCGAGGCGCACGTCAGCGACAACCCGGCGGTTCGCCACACGTCCGTCGCCAACAAGTGGAAGACCATCCACTTGCTCCTCTATCCCGGCCACAACGCCACCCAGATCCACTACAACCTCACCTTCCAAAGAGAAGACAACACGGAGTTCCTGGTGAGCTTCGCCGTTGCCGTCGACACCCGCGAGGTTCCCCAGGCGAACGTGTCCAAGACCACAAGCAAAGACGCCGGCATGGAGCCAAAGCCGACCCCTACTCCCGAGCCGGTTTTCCCTTTCTCTGACATTCCTGAGCACAAACAGGGGCCTAAGATCCACAGGAGTCAGCCTGGTGAACCTCAGGTTGTCGTAGAGGTCCCGTTGCTGAACGTGTCACTTTTACCTGCTGTTGTACGCGCTGAGCTGCAGAAGCTCGAAGAGAAGCTTCTGACTGGCGACATTACTCTGAAGGGTTATAACCTCACAAAGGCTGAACTTCTTAAACCGTACAAGACTCTGGCTCAGGAGCAGCAGGTCGACCGTTTACAGGCAGCTGATGAGAGTGCAGCCGAGGTCCGGGGGAAGCCCTTCAAAGACTTGGAGGGAGAGCAGCTGGATTTAAAACCGAAATCCGGAAGTATCGTTCAGAAAAATCACAACTCGAAGGAGGAACCTTCCAGGAAAGACGCGGCGGCTGCACGAGACCCGGCGCTCACTCCTCTTGTCCCGGTCCGTATCGACGACGAGGACAAGAAAGAGTTTGAAACACCCACACCTCCTCTCGACGCCGCCATCAAAAAGCCAATGACTTCGAAGCTGCTGAGCAGCATTTCAAAAATCCGACGCGCTGAGAGTAAGAACGAGCCGGCCGACGCTGCGCCGGGAGCTCCAGTCGGGAGAAGACTCCAACACTTCACTTCCTCAGACCGAGGCTTTCTGCCGTGGGAGCGGAGGAAGTACTTTCAGGAACTACTCGAG GAAGAAGAGCGTCTCCAGAGAGAGCTCATGTACGAGACTGATGGCGGTGCCACCGCCCGCAGGCTGTGGGACACTTTTGCAGACTCCCTCCGCTACGTCAACAAACTGCTCAACGGCCAGTTTGGCTTCACATCGCGCAAAGTGCCTGCGCACATGCCTCACATGATCGACCGGCTCATcatgcaggagctgcaggacac GTTCCCAGAAGAGTTCGACAAGACGTCGTGCCACCGCGTGCGTCACTCGGAGGACATGCAGTTCGCCTTCTCGTACTTCTACTTCCTGATGAgcgcccagcagcagctcaacgTCTCCGAGGTGTTTGACGAGATCGACACAGATCACTCAGGCGTCCTGTCCGACCGAGAGATCCGAACTCTGGCCACGAGGATCCACGACCTGCCCCTCAGCCTCCAG GATCTGACTGGCCTGGAGCAGATGTTGATCAACTGCTCCAAGACCCTCCCGACGAACTTGACCCAGCTCCACCTGGTGAACCCCACTCAGGAGACCTACTATGACCCCAGCATG CCCCCCGTCACAAAAGGCCTTGTCCTCCACTGCAAGCCGATCACAGAACGCATCAACAAAGCCTTCAGAGAACAGAATAAGTACAA GTTCGAGATCATGGGCGAGGAGGAGATTGCTTTCAAGATGGTGCGCACCAACGTGTCGCACGTGGTCGGCCAGTTGGACGACATCCGGAAGAATCCGAG GAAGTTCATCTGTCTGAACGATAACATTGACCACAACCATAAGGACGCAGCCACGGTGAAAGCTGTGCTCCGAGACTTCTACGAGTCCATGTTCCCCCTGCCGTCCCAGTTCGAGCTGCCCAGGGAATATCGCAACAGGTTCCTGCACATGGACGAGCTCCAGGAGTG gCGAGTGTATCGGGACAAGCTGAAGTTCTGGACGCACTGTGTCCTCGTGACGCTCGTCATCTTCACAGTCATGTCCTTCTTTGCCGAACAG CTTATTCTGCTCAAGCGAAAGCTGTTCCCCAGACGCAGGGTGAACAGGGACAGCAACCCTGAGCGGGTGTGA
- the gnptab gene encoding N-acetylglucosamine-1-phosphotransferase subunits alpha/beta isoform X2 — MQRYAAPRRTMVVVNSVLKLVQRQTYTCLSHRYGLYLCFGGIVLMIVSAFQFGEVLVEWSRDQYHVLFDSYRDNVGGKSFQSRLCLPMPIDVVYTWVNGTDVALLKELKTVKEQLEEEQRALRERLGKNASGTTEVPKDSVKPECLLSHCIIAPMLALDPALPANVTLKELQSLSPAFSAAKELLPMTKTFHPSTTVSVVVFHSQADADKAYTDVSREDQKFSVSICYLTTDKEAPGLIRMQALAYLSGFPATYKETEQLRVKLPSVITNKIKQFELYSEASIALLHLKTPQDFSDLTQQAKKNLTLDGKELTISPGYLFWDLTAISQSKQDEDVSASRFEDNEELRYSLRSVERHAPWVRHIFIVTNGQIPSWLNLDNPRISVVTHQDIFRNHSHLPTFSSPAIETHIHRIPGLSQKFIYLNDDVMFGKEVWPDDFYSHSKGQKVYLTWPVPNCAEGCPGSWIKDGYCDKACNNSACDWDGGDCSGATGNSRFAAGVGVGGPGGAGGQVWQFAGGVGGLGGTSYCNQGCANSWLADKFCDQACNILSCGFDVGDCGQEHFGELHGVALLRNQSLYVLPVGEVRPYFSFSALGHRISEAHVSDNPAVRHTSVANKWKTIHLLLYPGHNATQIHYNLTFQREDNTEFLVSFAVAVDTREVPQANVSKTTSKDAGMEPKPTPTPEPVFPFSDIPEHKQGPKIHRSQPGEPQVVVEVPLLNVSLLPAVVRAELQKLEEKLLTGDITLKGYNLTKAELLKPYKTLAQEQQVDRLQAADESAAEVRGKPFKDLEGEQLDLKPKSGSIVQKNHNSKEEPSRKDAAAARDPALTPLVPVRIDDEDKKEFETPTPPLDAAIKKPMTSKLLSSISKIRRAESKNEPADAAPGAPVGRRLQHFTSSDRGFLPWERRKYFQELLEEEERLQRELMYETDGGATARRLWDTFADSLRYVNKLLNGQFGFTSRKVPAHMPHMIDRLIMQELQDTFPEEFDKTSCHRVRHSEDMQFAFSYFYFLMSAQQQLNVSEVFDEIDTDHSGVLSDREIRTLATRIHDLPLSLQDLTGLEQMLINCSKTLPTNLTQLHLVNPTQETYYDPSMPPVTKGLVLHCKPITERINKAFREQNKFEIMGEEEIAFKMVRTNVSHVVGQLDDIRKNPRKFICLNDNIDHNHKDAATVKAVLRDFYESMFPLPSQFELPREYRNRFLHMDELQEWRVYRDKLKFWTHCVLVTLVIFTVMSFFAEQLILLKRKLFPRRRVNRDSNPERV; from the exons atgcagcGCTATGCTGCGCCGCGCAGAACCATGGTAGTCGTCAACTCGGTGCTCAAGCTCGTCCAGCGGCAGACGTACACCTGTCTGTCCCACCGCTACGGGCTCTACCTCTGCTTCGGGGGGATCGTCCTCATGATAGTTTCCGCCTTCCAGTTCGGAGAG GTCTTGGTTGAGTGGAGTCGGGACCAGTATCATGTGCTGTTTGACTCCTACAGGGACAACGTGGGTGGAAAATCATTCCAGAGCAG GCTCTGTCTGCCCATGCCTATCGATGTGGTGTACACATGGGTGAACGGCACCGACGTAGCCCTGCTGAAGGAGTTGAAGACGGTCAAAGAGCAACTGGAGGAGGAACAAAGGGCTCTGAG GGAACGGCTGGGGAAAAATGCAAGTGGGACGACTGAGGTGCCCAAAGACAG TGTAAAGCCAGAATGCCTTCTGTCCCACTGCATCATCGCGCCCATGCTGGCCCTGGACCCCGCTCTGCCGGCCAACGTCACCCTCAAAGAGCTGCAGTCACTCTCGCCCGCCTTCTCCGCTGCCAAGGAGCTGCTGCCGATGACCAAAACCTTCCACCCGTCCACCACCGTCTCCGTGGTCGTCTTCCACTCGCAGGCCGACG CTGATAAAGCCTATACAGATGTGTCCAGGGAAGACCAGAAGTTCTCTGTTTCCATATGTTACCTG ACGACGGACAAAGAGGCTCCGGGCCTGATCCGCATGCAGGCTCTGGCCTACCTGAGCGGCTTCCCAGCAACCTACAAGGAGACGGAGCAGCTGAGAGTCAAACTCCCGTCTGTCATAACCAACAAGATCAAACAG TTTGAGTTGTACTCTGAGGCAAGCATCGCCCTGCTCCACCTGAAAACCCCGCAGGACTTCTCTGACCTGACGCAGCAGGCCAAAAAGAACCTGACTCTGGATGGGAAAGAGTTAACCATCAGCCCCGGCTACTTGTTCTGGGACCTCACCGCCATCTCACAG TCCAAGCAGGACGAAGATGTTTCCGCCAGCCGATTCGAGGACAACGAGGAGCTCCGCTATTCGCTGCGCTCGGTGGAGCGACACGCCCCCTGGGTGCGGCACATCTTCATCGTCACCAACGGGCAGATCCCCTCCTGGCTCAACCTGGACAACCCCAGAATATCCGTTGTCACACATCAG GATATCTTCCGGAACCACAGCCACCTTCCCACCTTCAGCTCCCCGGCCATAGAGACCCACATCCACCGCATCCCGGGCCTCTCCCAGAAGTTCATCTACCTCAACGACGACGTGATGTTCGGCAAGGAAGTGTGGCCGGACGACTTCTACAGCCACTCGAAAGGACAGAAG GTGTATCTCACCTGGCCTGTTCCCAACTGTGCTGAGGGCTGCCCAGGATCCTGGATCAAAGATGGCTACTGTGACAAAGCTTGCAACAACTCCGCGTGTGACTGGGACGGAGGAGACTGCTCGG GTGCAACAGGGAACAGCCGGTTCGCCGCAGGGGTCGGCGTCGGCGGGCCTGGCGGAGCAGGCGGACAGGTGTGGCAGTTTGCAGGTGGTGTCGGAGGTCTCGGGGGGACGTCCTACTGCAATCAGGGCTGTGCCAACTCCTGGCTGGCAGACAAGTTCTGCGACCAAGCCTGTAACATCCTGTCGTGTGGCTTTGATGTGGGCGACTGTGGTCAAG AGCACTTTGGCGAGCTGCACGGCGTGGCACTGCTGAGGAACCAGAGTCTCTACGTCCTCCCCGTGGGGGAAGTCAGGCCATACTTCAGCTTCAGCGCACTGGGCCACAGAATCTCCGAGGCGCACGTCAGCGACAACCCGGCGGTTCGCCACACGTCCGTCGCCAACAAGTGGAAGACCATCCACTTGCTCCTCTATCCCGGCCACAACGCCACCCAGATCCACTACAACCTCACCTTCCAAAGAGAAGACAACACGGAGTTCCTGGTGAGCTTCGCCGTTGCCGTCGACACCCGCGAGGTTCCCCAGGCGAACGTGTCCAAGACCACAAGCAAAGACGCCGGCATGGAGCCAAAGCCGACCCCTACTCCCGAGCCGGTTTTCCCTTTCTCTGACATTCCTGAGCACAAACAGGGGCCTAAGATCCACAGGAGTCAGCCTGGTGAACCTCAGGTTGTCGTAGAGGTCCCGTTGCTGAACGTGTCACTTTTACCTGCTGTTGTACGCGCTGAGCTGCAGAAGCTCGAAGAGAAGCTTCTGACTGGCGACATTACTCTGAAGGGTTATAACCTCACAAAGGCTGAACTTCTTAAACCGTACAAGACTCTGGCTCAGGAGCAGCAGGTCGACCGTTTACAGGCAGCTGATGAGAGTGCAGCCGAGGTCCGGGGGAAGCCCTTCAAAGACTTGGAGGGAGAGCAGCTGGATTTAAAACCGAAATCCGGAAGTATCGTTCAGAAAAATCACAACTCGAAGGAGGAACCTTCCAGGAAAGACGCGGCGGCTGCACGAGACCCGGCGCTCACTCCTCTTGTCCCGGTCCGTATCGACGACGAGGACAAGAAAGAGTTTGAAACACCCACACCTCCTCTCGACGCCGCCATCAAAAAGCCAATGACTTCGAAGCTGCTGAGCAGCATTTCAAAAATCCGACGCGCTGAGAGTAAGAACGAGCCGGCCGACGCTGCGCCGGGAGCTCCAGTCGGGAGAAGACTCCAACACTTCACTTCCTCAGACCGAGGCTTTCTGCCGTGGGAGCGGAGGAAGTACTTTCAGGAACTACTCGAG GAAGAAGAGCGTCTCCAGAGAGAGCTCATGTACGAGACTGATGGCGGTGCCACCGCCCGCAGGCTGTGGGACACTTTTGCAGACTCCCTCCGCTACGTCAACAAACTGCTCAACGGCCAGTTTGGCTTCACATCGCGCAAAGTGCCTGCGCACATGCCTCACATGATCGACCGGCTCATcatgcaggagctgcaggacac GTTCCCAGAAGAGTTCGACAAGACGTCGTGCCACCGCGTGCGTCACTCGGAGGACATGCAGTTCGCCTTCTCGTACTTCTACTTCCTGATGAgcgcccagcagcagctcaacgTCTCCGAGGTGTTTGACGAGATCGACACAGATCACTCAGGCGTCCTGTCCGACCGAGAGATCCGAACTCTGGCCACGAGGATCCACGACCTGCCCCTCAGCCTCCAG GATCTGACTGGCCTGGAGCAGATGTTGATCAACTGCTCCAAGACCCTCCCGACGAACTTGACCCAGCTCCACCTGGTGAACCCCACTCAGGAGACCTACTATGACCCCAGCATG CCCCCCGTCACAAAAGGCCTTGTCCTCCACTGCAAGCCGATCACAGAACGCATCAACAAAGCCTTCAGAGAACAGAATAA GTTCGAGATCATGGGCGAGGAGGAGATTGCTTTCAAGATGGTGCGCACCAACGTGTCGCACGTGGTCGGCCAGTTGGACGACATCCGGAAGAATCCGAG GAAGTTCATCTGTCTGAACGATAACATTGACCACAACCATAAGGACGCAGCCACGGTGAAAGCTGTGCTCCGAGACTTCTACGAGTCCATGTTCCCCCTGCCGTCCCAGTTCGAGCTGCCCAGGGAATATCGCAACAGGTTCCTGCACATGGACGAGCTCCAGGAGTG gCGAGTGTATCGGGACAAGCTGAAGTTCTGGACGCACTGTGTCCTCGTGACGCTCGTCATCTTCACAGTCATGTCCTTCTTTGCCGAACAG CTTATTCTGCTCAAGCGAAAGCTGTTCCCCAGACGCAGGGTGAACAGGGACAGCAACCCTGAGCGGGTGTGA